One region of Chryseobacterium muglaense genomic DNA includes:
- a CDS encoding acyl-CoA thioesterase, with protein sequence MDNKPVTFQFISEPSDVNYGGNVHGGSVMKWIDQAGYACATTWSGNYSVTVYVGGIRFYEPIKIGEIVKVEAQVIYTGSSSMHISINVFSRNLKQPTFDKKTHCIIVFVAVDENGKKLPVPKWIPETEEEKQQEKYAKRLMDLRTQIEDEMKPFL encoded by the coding sequence ATGGATAACAAACCTGTTACTTTTCAGTTTATCTCTGAACCTTCAGATGTAAATTATGGCGGAAACGTACACGGCGGAAGTGTAATGAAGTGGATTGATCAAGCCGGATACGCATGTGCAACAACATGGAGTGGAAATTATTCTGTAACAGTTTATGTGGGCGGAATCCGTTTTTACGAACCTATAAAAATCGGTGAAATTGTAAAAGTGGAAGCACAGGTAATTTATACAGGATCTTCGAGTATGCATATTTCGATTAATGTTTTCTCAAGAAACTTGAAACAGCCTACTTTTGATAAGAAAACGCATTGCATTATTGTATTTGTAGCCGTAGACGAAAATGGAAAAAAACTTCCCGTTCCCAAATGGATTCCTGAAACTGAGGAAGAAAAACAACAGGAAAAGTACGCTAAACGTCTAATGGATTTAAGAACACAAATTGAAGATGAAATGAAACCATTCTTGTAA
- a CDS encoding arsenate reductase family protein: MKKVFHLNTCDTCRKILAQFDLSDWEKREIRKEPITKEELEEMYKLTNSYEALFSKKSTQIKLRGLDVKSLKENDFKDLILDHYTFLKRPVFITDKEIFVGNEKKNVEALKVFFGVE; the protein is encoded by the coding sequence ATGAAAAAAGTTTTTCATCTTAATACCTGCGACACTTGCAGAAAGATTTTAGCGCAGTTTGATTTGTCAGATTGGGAAAAAAGAGAAATAAGAAAAGAGCCTATTACCAAAGAAGAGCTTGAAGAAATGTATAAGCTTACAAATTCTTATGAAGCATTATTCAGCAAAAAATCTACGCAGATTAAATTGAGAGGATTGGATGTAAAGTCTTTAAAAGAAAATGATTTTAAAGATTTGATTTTAGACCATTATACTTTCTTAAAGCGTCCTGTTTTTATTACTGATAAAGAGATCTTTGTAGGAAATGAAAAGAAAAATGTGGAGGCTTTGAAAGTGTTTTTTGGAGTGGAATAA
- the gcvT gene encoding glycine cleavage system aminomethyltransferase GcvT gives MKKTALYDKHVSLGAKIVPFAGFEMPVQYSGVTEEHFAVREKAGLFDVSHMGQFFIEGAGAKDLLQFVGTNNVDVLENGKAQYSCLPNENGGIVDDLIVYKMEDEKYFVVVNASNIDKDWNHISKYNSFGAKMTNASDEMSLLAVQGPKATEILQKLTETNLSEIPYYNFTVGTVAGVSDVIISNTGYTGSGGFEIYFNNESAEKLWDAIIEAGAEEGIIPCGLAARDTLRLEKGFCLYGMDIDDTTSPLEAGLGWITKFDKDFVSKEIFAKQKEEGITRKLVGFELTDKGVPRHDYPVVDAEGNVIGKVTSGTQSPMKKIGLGLAYVDKSHFKLGTEIFIQVRNKNIPAKVVKTPFV, from the coding sequence ATGAAAAAAACAGCATTGTACGACAAACACGTTTCTTTAGGAGCGAAAATAGTACCTTTTGCAGGATTTGAAATGCCTGTACAATATTCCGGAGTAACGGAAGAACACTTTGCAGTAAGAGAAAAAGCAGGATTGTTTGACGTATCTCACATGGGACAGTTTTTCATTGAAGGTGCGGGTGCAAAAGATCTTTTGCAGTTTGTGGGAACCAACAATGTGGATGTTTTAGAAAACGGAAAAGCTCAGTACTCTTGCCTTCCAAACGAAAACGGAGGTATTGTAGATGATCTTATCGTTTACAAAATGGAAGATGAGAAATATTTTGTAGTAGTAAATGCTTCAAACATCGATAAAGACTGGAATCATATTTCAAAATACAACAGCTTCGGTGCAAAAATGACCAATGCCTCAGACGAAATGTCTTTATTGGCAGTTCAGGGACCAAAAGCAACTGAAATTCTTCAGAAATTAACAGAAACTAACCTTTCAGAAATTCCTTATTACAACTTTACCGTTGGCACTGTTGCTGGCGTTAGCGATGTGATTATTTCAAACACGGGTTATACTGGAAGCGGTGGATTTGAAATTTATTTCAACAACGAATCTGCAGAAAAATTGTGGGATGCTATTATTGAAGCTGGGGCTGAAGAAGGGATTATTCCTTGCGGATTGGCTGCTAGAGACACTTTAAGATTAGAAAAAGGGTTCTGTTTGTACGGAATGGATATCGACGATACAACGTCTCCACTTGAAGCTGGATTAGGCTGGATCACAAAATTTGATAAAGATTTTGTTTCTAAAGAAATCTTCGCAAAACAAAAAGAAGAAGGTATTACCAGAAAATTGGTTGGTTTTGAATTGACTGATAAAGGAGTTCCAAGACACGATTATCCTGTGGTAGATGCAGAAGGAAATGTAATCGGGAAAGTAACTTCAGGAACGCAGTCTCCGATGAAAAAAATCGGTTTGGGATTAGCGTATGTTGATAAATCGCACTTCAAATTGGGTACCGAGATCTTTATTCAGGTAAGAAATAAAAATATTCCTGCAAAAGTGGTGAAAACTCCATTTGTATAA